GTCTCCACGGCTGCCTCGCGCACCGTCTTCATGATCCGCTCTCCTTCATGAGTCGGCGCCGACCCCGGAGGGTTGCCGCCACGAGATCGCATACCGCTCGAGGATCGAGATCGCCCCGAACAGCGCGAGCGCCAGGGCCGAGGCGACGGCCATCGTCGCGTAGAGGAGCGGGGTGCGGTAGTCATAGGTCGCCGCCACGATGAGGTACCCGAGGCCGGAGT
This region of bacterium genomic DNA includes:
- a CDS encoding ABC transporter permease subunit is translated as ASRWEVFRYLRWPTSLPYLFSALRIASTASLLGAIVGEWIGSNSGLGYLIVAATYDYRTPLLYATMAVASALALALFGAISILERYAISWRQPSGVGADS